Part of the Uloborus diversus isolate 005 chromosome 9, Udiv.v.3.1, whole genome shotgun sequence genome is shown below.
TAattgcaatgtttttttaaagtttttatacatttttgtcatctatcgtACTTATGCTTTATTGTACatacttgcttatttggtttccgctaaaaataaAGCACAGAAATAACGTCAAATTCCAACGTTTCGCTATTGTTGGTCCGGAAttaaaaacacgtttaaaaaaaaaataatacaaaacctCACTTTTGCAGATGCTGCGCTTTACATTCTCACGGCAGAATAAGGTAGAGTAACTTTCAAGTAATAAAATTGTGGCATAGAATACTTACTTCGGCAGTGTTTTGAATtgtgttttcaaataaaaacactATTGTTTTTAACGTAACTTACcataatttatttacaagaatGTGGCAGAATTGAAATTGGCGTTACttaacacattaatgaaaacaccAGTATTTAATGAATGGCACCAGTATTTTTTAAGGTCGAACTCCAGTTACACATAAGCCTGCATGGTGTTTCCATTTGGACAACTACCATTTCTTCcgcatgttttatttgatttGCGACGCGAAGTCAGTAATGTTAATCTTTTTGTATCAGTTCTAGAATGAGACGGAGTACTATCTTCAGGCTGATACCCGCATTTAGTGTTCCAAATTGACTTGAGCGCCATTTTAATTTCTGGCATACGTACTACATAAATGATAGGATCCACAAATGATTTGGCAACGATCATTGAGTTGATGAATATTCCAACCGGAACTCGAACCCACAGTGAAATTTGAGTGAAAGGTACTAGACAGTCTAAACAAGTTAAGATGAAGAATAAGACTGCTGGCATCCATCCAAGCACGTATGTTCCCAGGATTAATAAGGTTGTGATGATGGCTTTGACGTTTTTGTGCAGTTGTCTACTAGATGGACACTGCAGAAGTCCTTTTTGGTGCTGTCGGACAACTACAAACATATGGCCGTACATAACTGACATCAGCAGTAACGGGACGAAGAACATGAGAGAAGTTGTGACACGGAATGGAGAGTAGAGTAAGAAGTTGTAACTAGAACAATTTTCAGACTGAAATCCATCATTGGGTACGGACGAGAAATATATTAAGAAGAAAACCAGAGGAAAAAACCACGTGGCCACAATAGCTACCATTGCAGTCCTTCTTGTAACCATATGAGCATAATGTAGGGGACGAAGAATACCAATATAATGATTAACAGCTAGAGCCAATAGATGCAGCACGGATATTACCAGTCCACCAAGTCTAAAAGcttccaaaaacagaatgaaGCAAAGAGTCATGGGCCTTATGCTATACCCATAAACTATAGGAAGCAAGCTGTTGATGACAAGACCTATTCCTATAATTAGAGAAGCAAAAGCATCTGCCATCGCCAGGGATAGACTGAGGTATATCGTTGGTGACAACCTTCTTCGAATCCATCGGACACTGCACACAATCACAAGATTGAAGACAAACGATAGAAAACAAGCTGTCAGCAGTATTGGCACAACAATTCTGTACAAGTCAGTAATGTCTTGTTGAAAGTTTTGGGGCACTGTTGCGCTGGCATTCGTGATGCCTAATCCCTCATGGTCGTCACTAGCTTCAGTGATCACGCTGAGTTCTAAATTGGAATTATTGTAAAGATATCTGCTGCAGAGGTCCGTTGAATGACGAGTGTACATGCAATTTAACCACTCTTCGCCGACGTCATCCGTAGTATCCTCCGAGTAGCTTACCCGTGAATCTTCGTCAATCGTGCGGCGCCAAATCAAGCCCGCGCCTCTCATGGTGTTTCCCGTCCGCTCGCGTGGAGCAACACTTGTTGAAGTAACCCGCGGCTGCTTTTGACTGCGCACTTAGGAGGAGAGAAGAAAAGAGTGAGTGTGGTAGAGATGCGCCGAGATTTCTGAGTGGTTGAGAAAAGGGAAAATTCGATGACGGAAGAAGGCTATTAACGAATCAGGATTGTAATTTTACTCTTGAGTACAATGTTGGGTAAAAAAGGAAAgcgtaaaatattttctgaaatttttgaatagaagtgaagaaatattttttactacacaatatttaacaaaaaaattttcccctTAACGATCTTTTATTTACACGAAAACtgtcataaaagtgtctattttttttaattcaagaatatTGTATAAATCGACGTTTTGTACGGCATAGGTACTCATTTATGATTTTTTGGAATGTTTTTTTAGCTTGAACCTCGCATATTCTAGTCCGCAAATATATCGGGCGCCATGTTTTGCAAAAGGAAAGGGCAGAAGTTTAACATGAATATGTAAACCTGCCTATTGCATAGtattagaaaaaatcaaaatttaataacttggATTTTTAAGTCAGgaatttattaaaagtttaactcataaaatataaaggttttatttaaatatttattttagcaaccAATAATTGAAACTGAATATTTCTTTGCATATAACCTTGTAAATATGAAAAAGAATCCTTGAATTACTagccaattaaaaatatttaatcctgttaatatttttttttattaataaaaataaatttgcgattaacttttcaaaaaaaaaaagaagcaaaatcctgttaggtattagttttttttaattcatataaaaattaCCCTAAGGTTATTTCAGATTGACTttaattcaatatatttttattgaatagtttttaaaaaccaaaaaatccaTCATTATGCATTTAATACATGCCTTTTTTATTATAACATTTATGCGTTGGGTAGAACTCATATGTTTCTGACAGCTACTTAAAAGATTATTGCTGCAAttatttatactattaaaaaataataattgaggtGAATTCCCACGcaactcccccaccccctccccacaCATTAGCTAAATTTTAGACGATATGATGAAGAAATAATGTATGCAAAATCTTACTTGGTCATTAACAGTACGCATCCCTTGAACGTTAGAATTTGAACTTTCTGAGAACCTTTCATCAaatccctgaatttttgttttttgcccaATATATTTTTCCCttagttaataaaaataattaatgtgtgATTTTCTTAATGTCTGTCAATTGTGTGTCATTTATTAAGGCATTCTTGTAATTTTTGCtaattatatttgttttttaaat
Proteins encoded:
- the LOC129230072 gene encoding melanocortin receptor 5-like, whose product is MRGAGLIWRRTIDEDSRVSYSEDTTDDVGEEWLNCMYTRHSTDLCSRYLYNNSNLELSVITEASDDHEGLGITNASATVPQNFQQDITDLYRIVVPILLTACFLSFVFNLVIVCSVRWIRRRLSPTIYLSLSLAMADAFASLIIGIGLVINSLLPIVYGYSIRPMTLCFILFLEAFRLGGLVISVLHLLALAVNHYIGILRPLHYAHMVTRRTAMVAIVATWFFPLVFFLIYFSSVPNDGFQSENCSSYNFLLYSPFRVTTSLMFFVPLLLMSVMYGHMFVVVRQHQKGLLQCPSSRQLHKNVKAIITTLLILGTYVLGWMPAVLFFILTCLDCLVPFTQISLWVRVPVGIFINSMIVAKSFVDPIIYVVRMPEIKMALKSIWNTKCGYQPEDSTPSHSRTDTKRLTLLTSRRKSNKTCGRNGSCPNGNTMQAYV